A stretch of Fusarium poae strain DAOMC 252244 chromosome 2, whole genome shotgun sequence DNA encodes these proteins:
- a CDS encoding hypothetical protein (CAZy:CBM21), whose translation MSGTAEPHPATAAKVLPSRITFDSGNGDEISSSHAQDQRCPSVSRSSPGYRVKGPPELMLEQLRDPYHRQRLVRKPTPRKAVHFELHDQVQHFFPTNPPVTVKSEPQLMRGVHEDSARKPPSPITSLYIIRSPSTRWEVICSTIVSKITEKTTVKLERLWISADENCFLGSVAVANLAQEKSVTCRFTFDHWETISEVRAHYAHVTSHQAELDRFLFTLKLPNVALVHPGINTFHCCIRYIVNGQEFWDNNNDLNYQVSFRRKELSKDMTTYKSITPGRPTPNGL comes from the coding sequence ATGTCGGGCACCGCCGAACCTCATCCTGCGACTGCAGCAAAAGTTTTGCCTTCTCGCATCACCTTCGACTCAGGCAATGGAGATGAGATATCTTCGTCTCATGCTCAAGACCAGCGGTGTCCCTCCGTTTCTCGCAGCTCCCCCGGCTACCGTGTGAAGGGGCCACCAGAACTCATGTTGGAACAGTTACGGGATCCCTATCACCGTCAACGCCTCGTTCGAAAGCCTACGCCACGCAAAGCCGTTCATTTCGAGCTACACGACCAAGTACAGCATTTCTTCCCAACTAATCCACCGGTTACTGTGAAGTCTGAGCCACAGCTTATGAGAGGAGTCCATGAGGACTCTGCTCGCAAGCCCCCGAGCCCAATAACTTCACTCTATATTATACGATCTCCATCAACCCGGTGGGAAGTTATCTGTTCAACTATAGTCTCCAAGATCACCGAGAAGACGACCGTGAAGCTAGAGAGACTATGGATATCCGCTGACGAAAATTGCTTCTTGGGGTCTGTCGCAGTAGCCAATCTCGCGCAAGAGAAATCAGTCACTTGCAGGTTTACGTTTGATCATTGGGAAACAATTTCTGAAGTTCGTGCCCATTACGCACATGTTACAAGTCATCAAGCTGAGCTTGACCGGTTCTTGTTCACGCTGAAGCTTCCAAATGTAGCTCTGGTTCATCCTGGAATCAATACTTTCCACTGCTGCATTAGATACATCGTCAATGGCCAAGAGTTCTGGGACAATAACAATGACCTCAATTATCAAGTTAGCTTCAGAAGGAAGGAACTGTCTAAGGATATGACAACATACAAAtctattacgcccggtagGCCAACGCCCAATGGGCTCTGA
- a CDS encoding hypothetical protein (SECRETED:SignalP(1-16)), giving the protein MKFLPVLAIFFAGVLAAPPRHGGDDSYFDACPTIFSLAQCCGANIGDIVGVDCANPTITPTSIDSFKATCASVGKSARCCTIPMLGVGIACLEPIGA; this is encoded by the exons ATGAAGTTCCTCCCAGTTCTCGCTATCTTCTTCGCCGGCGTCCTCgctgctcctcctcgtcatGGTGGCGACGATAGCTACTTTGATGCCTGCCCAACTATCTTTAGCCTGGCTCAGTGCTGTGGTGCTAATATTGGTGAtattgttggtgttgactgTGCCAACC CTACTATTACTCCTACAAGCATCGATAGCTTCAAGGCCACTTGTGCCAGTGTTGGCAAGAGTGCCCGTTGCTGTACTATCCCCATG CTTGGAGTAGGTATTGCCTGCCTGGAACCTATTGGCGCATAA